A stretch of the Notolabrus celidotus isolate fNotCel1 chromosome 3, fNotCel1.pri, whole genome shotgun sequence genome encodes the following:
- the LOC117810492 gene encoding uncharacterized protein LOC117810492: MNEMMDESEEREGIPAKKTKKSCKYLEKWDSEFTFLKRSRMGHSHAFCKICNCDFSVSHGGRNDVSQHEKSTKHNRWLEAQKHSQAMSTFVTRNTTEADQVINAEVKMAMLCAKNNVAFSFCDDFNKCVAEMFPDSAIARKYSAGKTKATQLIKGAIAAELDDELAKTCRSQPFSLMCDESNNRKSDKEFVILARLYDEATLQVTTKFMEMPICNVGNAENLYEKLSEALRKRGIPWENLIAFNSDNASVMKGRHNSVISRLKTSQPHVQDLGCICHLVQLATGCGIRAAQVPVEDILVGIYTHFDKSAKRCEIYKDFVDFTDSDHLKLLRYCSTRWLSLLTCIQRVLNQWDALKAYFTSHEEVEKSAKVRNLANHLCDPIVKTYFKFLSAALKPLSEFNIAFQSEGVQIHRLEEEMCRLIRRILGYLIPAKAMVGVPLREVEYGEGHQLADEELFIGADTKAFMRSEELPVSAKKKIFQSVRRFYEAVLQKMFSSFPLDHPLLRDLKVLDPAARLDITPGTGRC, translated from the exons atgaatgaGATGATGGATGAaagtgaggagagagaaggcattcctgccaaaaaaacaaagaagtcatGTAAATATCTAGAAAAATGGGACAGCGAATTTACATTCCTAAAGAGGAGCAGGATGGGGCACAGCCACGCGTTCTGCAAGATTTGTAATTGCGACTTCAGTGTCTCCCACGGGGGAAGGAACGACGTAAGTCAGCACGAGAAATCAACCAAGCACAACCGCTGGCTAGAGGCACAGAAACATTCCCAGGCGATGTCAACATTTGTGACTAGGAATACCACCGAGGCAGACCAGGTCATAAATGCGGAGGTTAAAATGGCAATGTTGTGTGCCAAAAACAACGTTGCTTTCAGCTTCTGTGACGACTTCAACAAGTGCGTAGCTGAAATGTTCCCGGACTCGGCTATCGCTCGAAAATACTCAGCGGGAAAAACCAAGGCTACACAACTCATCAAAG GTGCCATAGCAGCAGAGCTAGATGACGAGTTGGCCAAAACATGCCGATCTCAACCCTTTTCCCTGATGTGCGACGAATCGAATaacagaaaatcagacaaagaATTCGTCATCCTGGCTAGACTCTACGATGAGGCCACCCTGCAGGTCACTACAAAATTCATGGAGATGCCTATATGCAACGTGGGAAATGCAGAAAATCTGTATGAAAAGTTGAGTGAAGCATTAAG AAAAAGAGGCATCCCATGGGAGAACCTGATAGCCTTTAATTCTGATAATGCGAGTGTCATGAAAGGCAGACACAACTCGGTTATCAGTAGACTGAAGACCAGCCAGCCCCACGTCCAGGACCTTGGCTGCATCTGCCACCTAGTACAGCTGGCCACTGGCTGTGGCATCAGAGCAGCCCAGGTACCAGTGGAAGACATCCTGGTGGGGATATACACCCACTTTGATAAAAG tGCAAAAAGATGTGAAATCTACAAAGATTTTGTAGATTTCACTGATTCAGACCACCTGAAGCTCCTCAGGTACTGCAGCACCAGATGGCTGAGTCTGTTAACCTGTATCCAGAGAGTGTTGAACCAGTGGGATGCACTTAAG GCCTACTTTACCAGTcatgaggaggtggagaagagtGCCAAAGTGCGTAATCTGGCAAACCATCTGTGTGATCCAATCGTGAAGACCTACTTCAAGTTCCTGAGTGCTGCCCTGAAGCCTTTATCTGAATTCAATATTGCCTTCCAG TCAGAGGGAGTACAAATTCACAGACTTGAAGAGGAGATGTGCAGACTGATCAGGAGGATCCTGGGCTACCTCATACCAGCCAAGGCCATGGTGGGTGTACCTCTCAGGGAGGTGGAGTATGGAGAAGGACATCAGTTGGCTGATGAAGAACTCTTTATCGGAGCAGACACAAAGGCATTCATGAGAAGCGAAGAGCTCCCTGTGTCAGCCAAGAAGAAAATCTTTCA ATCTGTGAGAAGATTCTATGAAGCAGTGCTTCAGAAGATGTTCTCCTCCTTTCCCCTCGACCATCCACTCCTGAGGGACCTGAAAGTGCTGGACCCTGCTGCTCGCCTCGACATTACTCCAGGAACAGGTAGATGTTAG